From a single Gimesia fumaroli genomic region:
- a CDS encoding SDR family oxidoreductase: MPGLENKNVVLTGGGTGIGAACALSLAQAGANVIIGGRRLEPLEKVASQAEGKIAFHALDVADRESVTTFFNWAHATAGHIDILVHCAGINCRDRSMEQVSPEDWDRLMNVNATGAFNCMQAVLPQMRERKDGLIINICSISGIRAALLGGVAYNASKFAMTALGTTVAQEEKDRGIRISTIYPGEVETPILDDRPVPVSKEHRAKILQPEDVAAAVMMICQLPPRAHVSDLTIKPTTAAFV; encoded by the coding sequence ATGCCGGGATTAGAGAATAAAAACGTGGTCCTCACCGGGGGAGGCACAGGCATCGGAGCAGCCTGTGCCCTGAGTCTCGCACAGGCAGGCGCCAATGTCATTATTGGTGGCAGACGCCTCGAACCGCTCGAAAAAGTCGCTTCACAGGCAGAAGGCAAAATTGCTTTTCACGCACTGGACGTTGCTGACCGCGAAAGTGTCACAACCTTCTTCAACTGGGCACATGCAACAGCAGGGCACATTGATATTCTCGTCCACTGTGCAGGGATCAACTGCCGCGACCGTTCCATGGAACAGGTCTCCCCGGAAGACTGGGATCGCCTGATGAATGTCAACGCCACAGGGGCTTTCAACTGCATGCAAGCGGTTCTGCCTCAAATGCGAGAGCGAAAAGACGGCCTGATTATTAATATCTGCTCGATTTCCGGAATTCGCGCAGCCCTGTTAGGCGGAGTTGCCTATAATGCCTCCAAATTTGCGATGACTGCACTCGGAACAACCGTCGCTCAGGAAGAAAAAGATCGTGGTATTCGTATCTCCACGATCTACCCGGGTGAAGTCGAAACACCGATACTTGATGATCGTCCCGTTCCCGTCAGCAAAGAACACCGTGCCAAAATTCTGCAACCAGAAGATGTTGCCGCTGCCGTTATGATGATTTGTCAGCTACCACCTCGTGCTCATGTTTCTGATTTAACCATTAAGCCGACCACAGCCGCTTTTGTTTAA
- a CDS encoding DUF2784 domain-containing protein — MNFHDTQFLYRVGADTTVVIHFAFVMFVLLGQILITLGVFSGWNWVRNFKFRVIHLISILFVVAESLTGVICPLTTLEKWLREKAGQASYQGDFIATWVHDALFMEAEPWVFTLCYSLFGLLVLITFFFAPPRRKPVQTPEKEV, encoded by the coding sequence ATGAATTTCCACGACACACAATTTCTCTACCGCGTGGGTGCGGACACGACGGTGGTCATTCATTTCGCATTCGTAATGTTTGTCTTGCTAGGCCAGATTCTGATAACCCTTGGTGTATTCTCTGGCTGGAACTGGGTGCGAAATTTCAAGTTCCGCGTGATCCACCTGATCTCGATCCTGTTCGTTGTTGCAGAATCTTTAACGGGAGTCATCTGCCCGTTAACGACACTGGAAAAATGGCTGCGTGAGAAAGCAGGGCAGGCCAGCTATCAAGGCGATTTCATCGCCACCTGGGTCCACGACGCGCTGTTCATGGAGGCCGAACCCTGGGTCTTCACCCTCTGCTACTCCTTATTCGGCCTGCTCGTACTAATCACCTTTTTTTTCGCCCCCCCACGTCGAAAACCTGTACAAACACCGGAAAAAGAAGTCTGA